From Acidobacteriota bacterium, one genomic window encodes:
- a CDS encoding capsule assembly Wzi family protein: protein MKFRWRVPALLLLSCPALLAGVDVHCYDEAVYLYLDKLHAAGLVRTYMPDQRPLARSVIARLAAEARRSLGGNRGPFDSMIAELEREFGNPEGGVRFVPLDSASLAWTATDQEEAPMPENGLGGTSGRVQPLLSYQNGDRFDGHSNLHLRSVHTLRASSHFAAYLEPKVFARSGSDSGVGLARAYAKTGFGNVDLLVGRDDVRWGPGENGIFFSGNARALDMVKVSSPAPFRFPGFLRHAGHFRGTAFVSWLGDDYGRSGATLSGYRLDYRPFRWVNIGFDHAVFLGGEGAKAPDFGTAVGSFIGFLSPTVNDRANSNHLMGMDATFRVPKAMGMELYGKMLLEDTQAEQKYMIRSDAAWLWGVHFPKFNGAEKLSLRAELVYSGQFPYRHGFYTDGFALDGKFLGYDAGSDTWSGAVTSRYQFNLREFVQLRVRRLERMGDRYRMVYNSEGNNIDIEKVLNRPDEGRTLLRLGGQKTLSGPLHLYAEAGLDTKRNAGFIEAGSENDFAFQLRVVYEP from the coding sequence ATGAAATTCAGATGGCGTGTGCCCGCCCTGCTGCTGCTTTCCTGCCCGGCGCTCCTTGCCGGGGTGGACGTCCACTGCTACGACGAGGCGGTCTACCTCTACCTCGACAAGCTCCACGCCGCCGGCCTCGTCCGGACCTACATGCCCGACCAGAGGCCGCTCGCGCGTTCCGTCATAGCCCGCCTCGCGGCCGAGGCGCGGCGGAGCCTCGGGGGGAACCGAGGGCCCTTCGATTCCATGATCGCCGAACTGGAGCGGGAGTTCGGCAACCCCGAGGGGGGAGTCCGTTTCGTCCCCCTCGACTCCGCCTCGCTCGCCTGGACGGCTACCGACCAGGAGGAGGCGCCGATGCCCGAAAACGGGCTGGGCGGCACCTCCGGCCGGGTGCAGCCGCTTCTCTCCTATCAGAACGGGGACCGTTTCGACGGGCATTCGAACCTCCACCTCCGTTCCGTCCACACCCTCCGGGCCTCTTCTCACTTCGCCGCCTACCTCGAGCCGAAGGTCTTCGCCCGCTCCGGCAGCGACTCCGGCGTCGGGCTGGCCCGCGCCTACGCCAAGACCGGGTTCGGCAACGTGGACCTGCTCGTGGGCCGGGACGACGTGCGGTGGGGGCCCGGCGAGAACGGGATCTTCTTCAGCGGCAACGCCCGCGCCCTCGACATGGTCAAGGTCTCCTCCCCCGCCCCGTTCCGGTTCCCCGGATTTTTGCGGCATGCGGGACATTTCCGCGGGACCGCCTTCGTCTCCTGGCTAGGGGACGACTACGGGCGCTCCGGGGCGACCCTTTCGGGTTACCGGCTCGACTACCGCCCCTTCCGGTGGGTCAACATCGGTTTCGACCACGCGGTCTTTCTCGGGGGGGAGGGGGCGAAAGCGCCCGATTTCGGCACCGCCGTGGGCTCCTTCATCGGCTTTCTCTCCCCGACGGTCAACGACCGGGCCAACTCGAACCACCTCATGGGGATGGATGCCACCTTCCGCGTCCCGAAAGCCATGGGTATGGAGCTGTACGGGAAGATGCTCCTGGAGGACACCCAGGCGGAGCAGAAGTACATGATCCGAAGCGACGCCGCCTGGCTCTGGGGGGTCCATTTTCCGAAGTTCAACGGGGCCGAGAAGCTCTCCCTCCGCGCGGAACTCGTCTACAGCGGCCAGTTCCCCTACCGGCACGGGTTTTACACCGACGGGTTCGCCCTCGACGGCAAATTCCTCGGGTACGACGCCGGTTCGGACACCTGGTCGGGGGCGGTGACGTCGCGCTACCAGTTCAACCTGCGGGAGTTCGTCCAGCTCCGGGTGCGCCGCCTCGAGCGCATGGGCGACCGCTACCGGATGGTCTACAACTCCGAGGGGAACAACATCGACATCGAAAAAGTCCTCAACCGTCCCGACGAGGGGCGCACCCTGCTGCGGCTGGGGGGGCAGAAGACCCTCTCCGGTCCCCTTCATCTGTACGCGGAAGCGGGCCTGGACACGAAGCGCAACGCCGGTTTCATCGAGGCGGGATCGGAAAACGATTTCGCTTTTCAGCTCAGGGTGGTCTACGAGCCCTAG
- a CDS encoding flippase — protein sequence MACFSRWARAGLDSSYVKRLAKNLVWLICGNFGALVIGFFVNAYLARKLGQNAFGIYNYAQTIALYAAMMVDCGLNAYGNRATARDPARAGQLLINIAAFQLILGTCVVVLSVSVVNLFPPWPADVRPVVVMSLLWLFPFALNIEWLHLGFQRMRAVALGRLFQQVVICLSTLLLVVDSGSVIWAPLARVIGGVASAGWLLWQLPPGIFGKAKMRLRQTMGYIRSSRWFWMSSLFVQIYHGSDILILQMTRSPAEVGQYSAGFRLMSMGIAVIALINVWMFPILSAEYGRDPGVFRHLRKMYYATAGVISGIILGVGLPLAPRIVLWVYGDEYRNTMPILQILMIAAAVLTINGALSQPLLAAGSESGVFWQILFTAVVNVVLNLSFIPSYGAAAAAGVYLASQVFGTLWLFFLYRRRMKGPDGGSLVEGPVQEDVP from the coding sequence ATGGCCTGTTTTTCGAGATGGGCAAGGGCCGGGCTGGACTCCAGTTATGTCAAACGCCTGGCCAAGAATCTGGTGTGGCTGATCTGCGGCAATTTTGGCGCGCTGGTGATTGGTTTTTTCGTGAATGCCTATCTTGCCCGCAAGCTTGGCCAGAACGCCTTTGGCATTTATAACTACGCCCAAACTATAGCGCTGTATGCGGCCATGATGGTCGACTGCGGCCTCAATGCATACGGCAACCGCGCGACTGCTCGGGATCCAGCGCGGGCAGGTCAGTTACTGATCAATATCGCTGCATTCCAGCTGATACTTGGAACCTGCGTGGTGGTGTTGTCGGTGAGCGTTGTCAATCTCTTTCCCCCATGGCCGGCAGATGTACGTCCGGTCGTCGTCATGTCGCTCCTTTGGTTGTTCCCGTTTGCTCTCAATATCGAATGGCTGCACCTGGGATTTCAAAGGATGCGTGCGGTCGCGCTGGGCCGTCTTTTCCAGCAGGTGGTCATCTGCCTGTCGACTCTGTTGCTCGTGGTCGATTCCGGCTCTGTGATCTGGGCTCCCCTTGCCCGTGTCATCGGCGGCGTGGCGAGTGCGGGATGGCTTCTATGGCAACTGCCCCCCGGGATTTTTGGGAAGGCCAAAATGCGCCTGCGGCAAACCATGGGTTATATCCGTAGCTCCAGGTGGTTCTGGATGTCTTCCCTTTTTGTGCAAATCTATCATGGATCCGATATCCTGATACTTCAGATGACCCGATCTCCCGCGGAAGTCGGGCAGTACAGCGCGGGCTTTCGTCTCATGAGCATGGGCATCGCCGTTATCGCGCTCATCAACGTCTGGATGTTCCCCATTCTTTCCGCGGAGTATGGCAGGGATCCCGGGGTGTTTCGGCATCTTCGCAAGATGTATTACGCGACGGCGGGTGTCATCTCCGGCATCATTCTGGGAGTGGGTCTCCCTTTGGCGCCAAGAATTGTCCTTTGGGTATATGGAGACGAATATCGCAATACCATGCCGATACTCCAGATACTGATGATAGCGGCGGCCGTGCTGACCATCAACGGGGCGTTGTCGCAACCGCTGTTGGCGGCGGGAAGTGAGTCGGGAGTCTTTTGGCAGATCCTTTTCACCGCCGTGGTCAATGTGGTGTTGAATTTGAGCTTTATTCCTTCCTATGGTGCGGCTGCGGCCGCTGGTGTATACCTGGCTTCACAAGTATTCGGTACGCTATGGCTATTTTTTCTCTATCGGCGTCGAATGAAGGGACCGGATGGAGGCAGTCTGGTTGAGGGGCCAGTGCAAGAGGATGTACCATGA
- a CDS encoding sugar transporter: MMSSIRILRPRRFSLSWPAAALLLLAGSAAAQVYAPRDPNAARGMQNQVPAASRSDRDPARDSGQVPGLEPGAYPERPEECDGPLGHLLPECQLPGDTLDLPPLERRGSETGLPAGEREGEAAGELQRRYPPELEFLPMPEPEAPSEFQRFAASSVGALLPIYGASLFERVPTTFAPLDRVPVTADYVIGPGDEILLRIWGQVNMDLNLIVDRAGAVYIPQAGSITVAGVEFRQLPGFLRSQLERVFRNFDLSVNMGQLRSIQVFVVGHARRPGTYTVSSLSTMVSALFAAGGPSAQGSMRRIQLKRGAEVVAGMDLYDLLLRGDKSGDARLLPGDVVYIPPVGPQVAAAGSVKNPAVYELKGEETVADLVGMTGGLSALADRERATLERIAAGARRVVEFRLDEEGMRLPVRDGDVFQARTIQPRFEETVTLRGNVANAGRFRWHPGMRLKDIIPDRESLVTRDYWKKRNLLGFTPPEEAIAAEPVEEARRRLSETRIGPTAPDINWSYAVIERQNPQDLMTKLLPFHLGRLVLENDAGQNLELRPGDVVTVFSQADIRVPQMQQTRTVRLEGEFNAPGIYDVEPGETLGRLIEKAGGLTPQAYLFGAEFLRESVRKDQLKRMERYIQDLEQEADKAARNRLANADNPSQAQMLEAEIKSQKEMVERLRSVQPTGRIVLSLDPDSNDFSQIAHMTLEDGDRFVVPALPSTINVMGAVYSPNALVFAKKRPVREYIAQAGGFTRNADEDRAYVLRADGSVLPRQSTSGFDKKSLNPGDAVIIPEHLFKTTFLTNLRNWSEVISQFGLGAAAINVLR, encoded by the coding sequence GTGATGTCATCCATCCGCATCCTCAGGCCGCGCCGCTTTTCCCTGTCCTGGCCGGCGGCGGCTCTGCTCCTCCTGGCCGGTTCGGCCGCCGCCCAGGTCTACGCGCCGCGCGACCCGAACGCGGCCCGGGGGATGCAGAACCAGGTTCCCGCCGCATCCCGTTCCGACCGGGACCCGGCGCGGGATTCCGGGCAGGTCCCGGGCCTGGAGCCCGGCGCCTACCCCGAGCGGCCCGAAGAGTGCGACGGACCCCTGGGCCACCTGCTCCCCGAGTGCCAGCTCCCGGGGGACACGCTCGATCTTCCCCCGCTGGAGAGGCGGGGGAGCGAGACCGGTCTGCCCGCCGGGGAGCGGGAAGGGGAGGCGGCCGGGGAACTGCAGCGCCGCTATCCTCCCGAACTCGAGTTCCTGCCCATGCCGGAGCCGGAAGCTCCGAGCGAGTTCCAGCGCTTTGCCGCCTCGTCGGTCGGCGCCCTCCTCCCGATCTACGGGGCCTCCCTTTTCGAGCGGGTGCCGACGACGTTCGCGCCCCTCGACCGGGTCCCGGTGACGGCGGATTACGTGATCGGCCCCGGCGACGAGATTCTCCTCCGGATCTGGGGGCAGGTGAACATGGACCTGAACCTCATCGTCGACCGGGCGGGCGCGGTGTACATCCCCCAGGCCGGCAGCATCACCGTCGCCGGCGTCGAGTTCCGGCAGCTGCCCGGTTTCCTCCGCTCGCAGCTCGAACGCGTCTTCCGCAATTTCGACCTGAGCGTGAACATGGGGCAGCTGCGCTCGATCCAGGTCTTCGTCGTGGGCCACGCCCGGCGTCCGGGGACCTACACGGTCAGCTCGCTCAGCACCATGGTCAGCGCCCTGTTCGCGGCGGGCGGGCCCTCGGCCCAGGGCTCGATGCGGCGGATCCAGCTGAAGCGGGGGGCGGAGGTCGTCGCCGGGATGGATCTCTACGACCTCCTCCTGCGGGGCGACAAGTCCGGGGACGCGCGCCTCCTTCCCGGGGACGTGGTCTACATTCCCCCCGTCGGTCCGCAGGTGGCGGCGGCGGGGAGCGTGAAGAACCCCGCCGTTTACGAACTCAAGGGGGAGGAGACGGTGGCGGACCTGGTCGGGATGACGGGGGGCCTGTCGGCCCTGGCCGACCGGGAGCGGGCCACCCTCGAGCGGATCGCGGCGGGCGCGCGCCGGGTCGTGGAGTTCCGGCTCGACGAGGAGGGGATGCGGCTGCCCGTGAGGGACGGGGACGTATTCCAGGCGCGCACCATCCAGCCGCGGTTCGAGGAAACCGTGACGCTGCGGGGGAACGTGGCCAACGCGGGGCGTTTCCGCTGGCACCCCGGCATGCGGCTGAAGGACATCATCCCGGACCGCGAATCGCTCGTCACCCGCGACTACTGGAAAAAGCGCAACCTGCTGGGATTCACCCCCCCGGAGGAGGCGATCGCGGCCGAGCCGGTCGAGGAGGCGCGCCGGAGGCTCTCCGAGACCCGCATCGGTCCCACCGCCCCGGACATCAACTGGTCCTACGCCGTCATCGAGCGCCAGAACCCGCAGGACCTCATGACCAAGCTCCTCCCCTTCCACCTCGGCCGCCTGGTACTCGAAAACGATGCCGGGCAGAACCTGGAACTCCGGCCCGGGGACGTCGTCACCGTCTTCTCCCAGGCGGACATCCGCGTGCCGCAGATGCAGCAGACCCGGACCGTCCGCCTCGAAGGGGAGTTCAACGCCCCGGGCATCTACGACGTCGAGCCGGGGGAGACCCTGGGGCGGCTGATCGAAAAGGCGGGCGGGCTGACGCCGCAGGCGTACCTCTTCGGGGCCGAGTTCCTGCGGGAATCGGTCCGCAAGGACCAGCTGAAGCGGATGGAGCGCTACATCCAGGACCTCGAGCAGGAGGCCGACAAGGCGGCCCGCAACCGGCTGGCCAACGCCGACAATCCCAGCCAGGCGCAGATGCTGGAGGCGGAGATCAAGAGCCAGAAGGAAATGGTGGAGCGGCTGCGCTCGGTCCAGCCCACGGGCCGGATCGTGCTCAGCCTCGACCCGGACAGCAACGACTTTTCCCAGATCGCGCACATGACCCTGGAGGACGGCGACCGCTTCGTCGTCCCGGCGCTCCCATCGACGATCAACGTCATGGGCGCGGTCTACAGCCCGAACGCCCTGGTCTTCGCCAAAAAGCGCCCGGTCAGGGAGTACATCGCCCAGGCGGGAGGGTTCACGCGCAACGCCGACGAGGACCGCGCCTACGTCCTGCGCGCCGACGGGAGCGTCCTCCCGCGGCAGAGCACCTCGGGCTTCGACAAGAAGAGCCTGAACCCCGGGGACGCCGTCATCATCCCCGAGCACCTGTTCAAGACCACGTTCCTCACCAACCTGCGCAACTGGTCCGAAGTCATCTCCCAGTTCGGACTGGGCGCCGCGGCGATCAACGTGTTGAGATAG
- a CDS encoding 3-deoxy-D-manno-octulosonic acid transferase, giving the protein MYFLYSLLLVVWGLLLLPFFLYRSWRRGRRLEGLAERFGRLPASVGPSGGGAVWFHSCSVGETLSLEPLVKALRARLPEARFLFSTVTPTGRQVAASRFGAGNVFYFPVDFAFVVRRVLDRVRPAVIIIIDTEIWPNLLDVAKRRGIPVVLVNGRISAASFPWYRRARPLLRHALRNYETLLMQSSEDAGRILAMGAPRDRVRVMGNLKFDREAGGADPAPAGDLGEGFLAGAGRLIVAGSTHPGEEAQLLETLRRIRETPGCAEVRLLLAPRHPERFDETARLAEELGFSVRRRSRRETGEAEVLLLDTLGELAAVYRHADVVFVGGTLVRRGGHSILEPAAFRRAIVVGPSMENFQSIADAFLAGGALCRIAAGEEDPRLQRRQLLDVFLRLLQNAGERERMGAAAGAILERNRGAAIAAADTIASLVERRVRA; this is encoded by the coding sequence ATGTACTTTCTGTATAGCCTGCTGCTGGTGGTCTGGGGCCTTCTGCTCCTCCCGTTTTTTCTCTACCGGTCGTGGCGCCGCGGGCGGCGGCTCGAGGGGCTCGCCGAACGTTTCGGCCGCCTGCCGGCGTCGGTCGGGCCGTCCGGCGGGGGCGCCGTCTGGTTCCACTCCTGTTCGGTGGGCGAAACGCTCAGCCTCGAGCCGCTGGTGAAAGCGCTCAGAGCCCGCCTGCCCGAAGCCCGGTTCCTGTTCTCGACCGTGACGCCCACGGGGCGGCAGGTGGCCGCCAGCCGGTTCGGGGCCGGGAACGTCTTCTATTTCCCGGTCGATTTCGCCTTCGTCGTCCGGCGCGTGCTCGACCGGGTCCGGCCCGCCGTGATCATCATCATCGACACCGAAATCTGGCCCAACCTCCTCGACGTGGCGAAGCGGCGCGGCATCCCGGTCGTCCTGGTCAACGGCCGCATCTCGGCCGCCTCCTTCCCCTGGTACCGGCGGGCGCGCCCCCTGCTCCGTCATGCGCTCCGGAACTACGAGACCCTGCTGATGCAGTCGAGCGAGGACGCGGGGCGGATCCTCGCCATGGGGGCGCCCCGCGACCGGGTCCGGGTGATGGGCAACCTCAAATTCGACCGGGAAGCCGGGGGCGCCGACCCCGCCCCCGCCGGGGACCTCGGCGAGGGTTTTCTCGCCGGCGCCGGGAGGCTGATCGTGGCCGGGAGCACCCACCCGGGAGAGGAGGCGCAGCTGCTGGAGACCCTGCGGCGCATCCGGGAGACGCCGGGGTGCGCCGAGGTGCGGCTCCTGCTGGCGCCGCGGCACCCGGAGCGCTTCGACGAAACGGCCCGCCTGGCCGAAGAACTGGGATTTTCCGTCCGGCGCCGGTCGCGGCGGGAAACCGGAGAGGCCGAGGTGCTCCTGCTCGACACCCTGGGGGAACTGGCCGCCGTGTACCGACACGCCGACGTGGTCTTCGTGGGGGGGACCCTGGTCCGCCGCGGCGGGCACAGCATCCTCGAACCCGCCGCCTTCCGCCGGGCCATCGTCGTAGGACCCAGCATGGAAAATTTCCAGTCGATCGCCGACGCCTTCCTCGCCGGAGGCGCCCTCTGCCGGATCGCCGCCGGGGAGGAGGACCCCCGGCTGCAGAGGAGACAATTATTGGACGTTTTCCTCCGCCTGTTGCAGAATGCAGGGGAACGGGAAAGGATGGGGGCTGCGGCCGGGGCCATCCTGGAGCGGAACCGCGGAGCCGCCATCGCCGCGGCGGACACGATCGCGTCCCTTGTCGAGAGGCGGGTCCGTGCGTAA
- a CDS encoding CoA pyrophosphatase, whose translation MQMREHIHRTLSNLEPRTLTQGFTRQAAVLIPVFEWKRGYHFLLTRRTDEVETHKGQISFPGGMQEEGEDLVRTALRETYEEVGIAEDRVEILGRFHDYVSITECRVTPFAAFLHAPFSLRPQEREVAEILRVPFETFLDPERLRTGRMTWAQRSVKVYYYSFGAHEIWGLTARIIKEFIDTLKLRSPQPGTP comes from the coding sequence ATGCAGATGAGGGAACACATCCATCGCACCCTTTCGAACCTGGAACCACGGACCCTGACGCAGGGCTTCACACGGCAGGCGGCCGTCCTCATCCCGGTGTTCGAATGGAAGCGGGGATACCACTTCCTCCTGACACGGCGCACCGACGAGGTCGAGACGCACAAGGGGCAGATCTCCTTCCCCGGCGGGATGCAGGAGGAGGGGGAGGACCTGGTCCGCACCGCGCTGCGGGAAACCTACGAAGAGGTGGGGATCGCCGAGGACCGGGTCGAAATCCTGGGGCGGTTCCACGATTATGTTTCCATCACGGAGTGCCGCGTCACCCCGTTCGCGGCCTTCCTGCATGCGCCCTTCTCCCTCCGCCCCCAGGAGCGCGAGGTGGCCGAAATCCTCCGGGTCCCCTTCGAAACGTTCCTGGACCCGGAGCGGCTGCGGACCGGCAGAATGACCTGGGCGCAACGGTCCGTCAAGGTGTACTACTATTCCTTCGGCGCGCACGAGATCTGGGGACTGACGGCCCGCATCATCAAGGAGTTCATCGACACCCTCAAGCTGCGCTCCCCGCAACCCGGGACACCCTGA
- the kdsB gene encoding 3-deoxy-manno-octulosonate cytidylyltransferase — translation MANHPRTVGVIPARFGSERLPGKVLLHIGGRAMVHWVYDRVRQSPLLDEVLVATDSRSVLQYCQGYHIPVLLTGEHASGSDRLYEVVERTDGEVYVNIQGDEPTITAGHVELLLEPILDGRAEVSTLKTALHGAAAADPNCVKVVTDKNGRALYFSRFPIPCDRDGAGGVAYYKHIGLYAYTREALVRFHALPQSPLELAEKLEQLRFLENGTAIYVAETAEDTIGVDTEEDLERARAFLA, via the coding sequence ATGGCGAACCATCCCAGAACGGTGGGGGTGATCCCCGCGCGCTTCGGTTCCGAGAGGCTGCCGGGAAAGGTCCTGCTCCACATCGGCGGCCGGGCGATGGTCCACTGGGTCTACGACCGGGTCCGGCAATCGCCCCTGCTCGACGAGGTCCTGGTGGCCACCGACAGCCGGAGCGTGCTGCAGTACTGCCAGGGCTATCACATCCCGGTCCTGCTGACGGGCGAGCATGCCTCGGGCAGCGACCGGCTCTACGAGGTGGTGGAGCGGACCGACGGGGAGGTCTACGTCAACATCCAGGGGGACGAGCCCACCATCACGGCCGGGCACGTCGAGCTGCTGCTCGAACCGATTCTCGACGGCAGGGCCGAGGTCTCCACCCTGAAGACGGCGCTCCACGGGGCGGCTGCGGCGGACCCCAACTGCGTCAAGGTGGTCACCGACAAAAACGGGCGGGCGCTCTATTTCTCGCGCTTCCCCATCCCCTGCGACCGCGACGGCGCCGGGGGCGTCGCCTACTACAAGCACATCGGCCTTTACGCCTACACCCGCGAAGCCCTGGTGCGGTTTCACGCGCTGCCGCAGTCCCCCCTGGAGCTGGCCGAAAAACTGGAACAGCTCCGATTCCTCGAAAACGGCACGGCGATTTACGTCGCCGAGACCGCGGAGGACACGATCGGCGTCGACACGGAAGAGGACCTGGAGCGCGCGCGCGCCTTTCTGGCCTGA
- a CDS encoding glycosyltransferase family 4 protein, protein MKILFVGYGFHPVNAGGAAQIQAECINACRNLGMEVAIYQSGTYAFLPRTFLKIRRLSDGTPLYDLVNSPNRPGKRKPEDEIRHEAVIQVSKRVLSLAKPDIVHIHELTFHCADFIRLCGELDIPVVKTIHNYWDLCPQRDLLFNRKTPCVDYDDGRCCVACAFAWKQRPVIAAVAKHLHGHRLFLPAKKIWNLLQVMCSGAQGLRGKSDCVTADADSEKQHRLASAYRRRRTEFIENLNRVDAIHVYSKKSGRILADYGVYEDRIHYVPISTSAVDRIARKKPYDGGSQITFGYRGGVAENKGLGILIQSFRSVDQSRARLLIFGNGQQRYLQYLRNQAHGLNIEFMGGYPSKDVGKINLGIDVGIIPSIWEELFGLVGIEFLGSGVPIIASDIGGINEYVIPGRNGYLVKAGDSVSLTDAMNRFIQDPQEIRRLQEGCRPWISVGEMTRKLGQLYEHIVG, encoded by the coding sequence ATGAAGATCTTGTTTGTGGGATACGGGTTTCACCCGGTCAATGCAGGTGGAGCCGCCCAAATTCAGGCGGAATGCATAAATGCCTGTCGAAATCTAGGAATGGAAGTGGCGATCTATCAATCCGGTACCTATGCGTTCTTGCCGCGCACCTTCCTGAAAATCAGGCGGCTCTCGGACGGCACCCCTCTTTATGATCTTGTCAACTCCCCTAACCGGCCCGGTAAGAGAAAACCGGAAGACGAGATACGACATGAAGCCGTTATACAAGTCAGTAAACGGGTCCTTTCTTTGGCGAAGCCGGACATCGTTCATATTCATGAATTGACGTTTCATTGCGCGGACTTCATCAGGCTTTGCGGTGAACTCGACATTCCTGTGGTGAAGACGATTCATAATTACTGGGACCTCTGTCCCCAGCGGGATCTGCTCTTTAACCGGAAGACCCCCTGTGTGGATTATGATGATGGACGTTGTTGTGTGGCCTGCGCGTTCGCCTGGAAACAAAGACCGGTGATCGCCGCTGTTGCGAAGCATTTGCACGGACACAGGCTCTTTCTGCCCGCCAAGAAGATCTGGAATCTGCTTCAGGTGATGTGCTCCGGTGCTCAGGGACTCCGGGGCAAGTCCGATTGTGTAACGGCGGATGCGGACAGTGAAAAGCAGCACCGGCTGGCTTCCGCCTACCGTCGGCGAAGGACGGAATTTATCGAGAATCTCAATCGGGTCGACGCCATTCATGTCTATTCGAAGAAATCGGGAAGGATCCTGGCGGATTATGGTGTTTATGAGGATCGGATCCATTATGTGCCCATATCCACTAGCGCTGTTGACAGAATTGCAAGGAAGAAGCCGTATGACGGCGGATCTCAGATCACCTTCGGATATCGGGGGGGGGTCGCCGAAAACAAGGGGCTGGGAATTCTGATCCAATCGTTCCGATCCGTGGATCAAAGCCGGGCCCGGCTGCTGATTTTCGGGAACGGGCAGCAACGGTATCTCCAATACCTGAGAAATCAGGCACATGGACTTAACATTGAGTTCATGGGCGGATATCCGTCCAAGGACGTAGGGAAGATCAATTTGGGCATTGATGTAGGTATCATTCCTTCGATATGGGAGGAGTTGTTTGGCTTGGTAGGGATAGAATTTCTCGGGAGCGGCGTTCCCATCATCGCCAGCGATATTGGCGGCATCAACGAATATGTGATACCGGGCAGGAACGGGTATCTCGTGAAGGCGGGCGATTCTGTAAGCCTGACCGATGCGATGAATAGGTTCATCCAGGATCCTCAGGAAATAAGGCGCTTGCAGGAGGGATGCCGACCATGGATATCCGTCGGCGAAATGACCAGGAAACTGGGGCAGTTGTACGAACATATCGTCGGGTGA